The sequence CCGGTGCCCAGGCATAACCATTTGTTGCTCCTGCAGAAATATCAGAAAGAAACATATGTCAAACACACTTTTTTGGGGTGACAAAATTTTTTGTGCGACACTAGTCAGATGAGCATTTTCCTTTGAATTCCGCAACCAAATGGAACATGGAAGATATTATGATGAATCTCTATTTATGGGATGAACATATTATCATATCcaacaaataatcaaataGAGAAAcatgcaagaaaaatatagaatcaACAACTAAAAAATCAGCGGAAACAAGCATCATGAAGCTTTATTCAAGAGCAAATACTCTTGTATTTGATTACAGGGCGGTCTGTTGCCTTGCAGCTCCCCACATCAGCGATTAGATTCCTGACGTTTTAGCCTCCAAGCAAGTATGACATTATACACATTAAACACAACACAAATTTCTCTCACTATACCTATTTAGGAAAGATGGTCCATATTATGTTGGCTCTTTGGATGGTCCCTGGACAATTTGCCCAGTTCACAAGGATTTAAAACAGTTGGGAAATTTAGAAAGGGAGGCACTGTTGCAGCAGGAAAGATATAATAAGAGATGCATCAGAGATGGAAACAAAATTAGGAACATATCACCATTGACGAAGCAGCAAAAATcatttgtagaaaaaaaaagttttagaGTTTAAAATATCTTACCTTGAGCTGCTTCGCTACATCTTTGGCTGAGGATCCAGAAACTTCAATCCATGTCTTTGAGAACAGGGCACAGGCAGCAAGCATGAATACTATATAGAAAAGTGCATGGAAAGGATTTGCTGCCACGTCTGATAAGctgaaaattattgtaaagaaTGAAAACCAATCAGTATTCGTAGCAGCGATACACCTCGTAAATCAGGATGGTAGTTAACATTTCATACAAACACGATACTTGATAAAAAGATGAAACTTAGAAAAAGTGGAACCCCAATGAAATTTTTGCTGGAGAGAAGTCTATAATTCAAAACACCATACAGCTTTTTACCTTGACGGAGCAGTGACATAATAAGCAAGGCCACCAACAGGAACTGATTGACCAGAATATTCAGATTCTTTCCACTTGCCCAGCAAGTTGACCAAGAAGTTTCCACCATACCTTTTGTATAACAACTGCGTGAAGGCAGTTGGAATTATTGAGCCAAGAACGGAGAAGTACAGcataaaaacactaaaaaaattagtaacaTACAGAAGGTTTACCTGAGAAATGAAGTAAAGATTGGATACAAGTGCAGACTGAAGAATAATAGGCATATTGGAGGTGTAGAAAAGCTTTATTGGGTAAGATCCCTGTTGTCCGCGGGCATTTTTGGATCGCACAGGCAACACCACTCGAAAACCTTGGAAATAGATCACAATGAGGAAGATCAATACAGTTGCAAGAAGATTAGTCACATTTGGAAGATTCTGCCGGTAAAATGCCTCTCGGAGTGCACGCACTTTGTCCGTTCTGGTTATAAGCAAATGGAACGATGCGATGACTGCACCCTCAAACTCAGCACCCCTGCCGCTATTGATAGTTGTAGGACTGAATGCTTTCCAGATAATATTTTCACTGAACATGACAGTCAAAGATCACATTAAACTTCCGTAAGCTGCAATACCAGAAAACTACTACTATTAGCTAGAGCAAacattcaataaaattcctGGTGTTTACCAGATATTGGTAGCAATGAATAAGGATATCCCAGAACCAAGACCATAACCCTTTTGGAGAAGCTCATCTAAGCAAATCACGATTATACCAGCAAAGCATAGTTGAAGAATTATCAGAATAGCATTACCAACTCCGAGTTGACTGACACTTCCATACATTCCTGACAGGACATAAGCAACAGCCTCTCCAACCGCAATCAAGATACCCAGAAGCTTCTGAGCACCATTCCTGCAGCAATACAGAGATGAAAGTGAATATTAAACAGATTGCATGATAGAGATATAAGTTCCACGTGGTCAAAACCAACACTAGTGAACGTGAAGGTACAAAAAGAACTATAAAACACACAATGCAATCTCAAAAAGTGGCCAAAAAGCAATACATATAACTTACAATAGAGCACGGTCCTCACGGACATTGTTGTCAACTTCGATTATTTTTGACCCAGCCAGGAGTTGCATCACCAGTCCAGATGTCACGATGGGCGTAATTCCCAACTCCATGACAGTTCCACGGTTGGAAGCAAGAATAACACGCATCCAGTAGAAAGGGTCAGCACCAGTAGTTGAGTGTATGCCATACAGAGGAAGCTGGCTGCAGActagaaagataaaaagagaaatcaCAGTGTATATGACTTTCTCTCTGAAGGGAATCTTCCTATCAGCACTCTGAACTTCAGgcagaaaagaaaggaatgGCTTAACAAGATGCAGCACCCTAAATCCTCCTCCCATTTTTCACAAAACGAAGACAACCTCCCACGCCTGCATTTAACACCAACAAAAAGCATGATAAATGTGATTCATCCCaatttgaatataaagaaGTTCATCTTTCATATCCCAAAATGCAGAAGTCACCCGTTAAATTGTAGACAAATGAAATCAAAGACCTGGATTTCCTAGCCAATACCGCAGGGTCAAGTATGAATAGGATAGCACTAACAGTACAGAAATCAAAATCCTGTACGAAGAAGTTCCCTTTAACAACAATTAAGATAATGACAAAGAGGTATTAAGTAATATCAAAAAATCAGCTGCTAACTAGAAATAAATCAACCCGTATATCTCCTGAAAAGCAGaatgaaaatgcaaatttttcaACCAGTTCATACATTACATTTTACAACTCAAATTTGAAGCCCATAATTGCATGCTGAAAAAAATCTGATTTTTGAGTTTTGCGAAGTAAATAACATGCAGAAGCAATTCCATCTCACACAAAAATTCACACAGAATTCTCAGCATCACTGATAGTAATCCAGTTTAGAGAACCCGTTTAGCGATTGAATTCTTATCGCCACAAAATACACGAATTGAGAAGTTTACcttataataacaaattcagGTATTATATAGcgtttgataaattataaaaaaaaaaaaaaaaaaaaaaaaaaaaaaaaaaggggagaAAAAACAGAAGTCGAGATAATTGAACTTTTACTAGTCCGCCTCAAACAAAATTAGACCTCAAGAGTCAAGACCAAATCGAATCTGACTGAAACAACGTTATTCCACAGTTCAGATTCTAGAGCAATTGTTCTCTCGATTATCTATACAAacttaaacaacaaaaatacaagcaataaTAACAAATCGTACATCAATTGCGGATTCGTATTATTATACGGAAAAATCTCGTGCATGGCCATAATTAGAACAAGAGGAAAATCATAACATACAGCGAAAATACAGATCTACTAAGCGCGAGAGGACTTACTGTAGAATGTCTGAGAGAGGTGGATTCTTAATTCTTATGGGAGGGAAGTGGGGCGCGACCCGGGTTGGTCGGTTCTCAGCTGAATCCATGGAGTTGCGGGTCGGATATTTTAAACCGAATCGGACTCTTTCATCTATTCCCATAATCCGTTGGCTTTTTGGGTTGTCAACGTGGTATGTGGAATTAGTTGAATTTTGCCACGTTGTTCAGCCAATAAGTTCTCAACACGTAGGGTGTTAACTATGACGTGTCGTGAAAACAACTTTTTGGACAGAATCACCCTTGCCCGAATAACAGGTTCAAATTAATAGGAGTAAGATTcgtatttttatcattaatattatttttatatttacttaattatatatcttaattaatattctattaatattttttggtatctaattaatatttttttctgttagttttttatataatgacCATTTTCTTCTTAGAtgataataagtatattaatacaatcagtaaagttcatattttgtcattaaatttatttgatattgaatacTTATAAATAACTCAATTAATACTcgattttgatattaatatattttgatattaatatcacttgggtacataaataattataaattatttaattagcaCTCGAGGTTCACCATTAATATCTTGTTGGTAtccatttaataatttttattatttttttatataatgatcattttatccttaaataaaaaaaatatactaaaaaaattgaataaaatttgatcaGTATATTTTCTAACTTTCTTTGTTACAGTTGAGTGTTATacttgatattaatattttattgatttattttttttcttcttactttatttatctatattcataaaataacttattacttaatatttcattatattaaaactaaaattcatAATGCATTTTTGTAACCACAGAGAAGTTGAATTTGCATTTCAAAATTGGCTTTTGAATCCATATCTATGCTTTgcagttaaattttaatatatcgattaaataagaacatatatatttgacaatgaaaattttaattcctcGTTACTTGActgttaaattaaattatttaataataaatttttctgtatatatcgagagataataattttgataattaaatatgaagataaaaagacaaattgttatatttttattatctaagATAAAATGAtcaccatataaaaataatgaattgcGTACCAAAGATAAAATttgtgtattaattaaattatttttaactactCATGTACCAAAATAACTTTTGTAGTGGAactcatatattaattgagtTATTTCATAATTACTCATGTACAAATATAgcattaataacaaattttggttactaaaataaattttactccATCAATAGATGCTATCTAAATCCCACCAGCTCCCCACGTAGTTTCTTAAATTGCTTGCTCCATTTTGATGGTATTGAACAAAATTAAACAGCGGCTTTGGAAACAGGATACCTATTGACAACATCGCATGCATGCATATCTAAGGATCAAGATCGGGAGATTGCTTATTCAACTTCAATCTTAAAATGTCATCgagttacaaaaatataaaatcaccATGAAATAACAGAACATAGGATAAAATACTTATCATCACAATGAAACAAACAAGTCCACCTTGATTTTCTACCAGCAAAAACCACCTCTATAGGGGTATATGGTAACACGTGAGCAGCAATCGTCGCCCCAATCTCATGCACCCAGTACGAAGCAGAACAAACATACAATTGAAATGAACAACTCTTGATGATTAACATGATGCTGCTATAGGAAATCACTATCCATACTTACAAACAAATTACATGAGTTACAAACCGTGCACATTaaatttccttcaaaattttatacatgtaCTAAATAATTTGGACAAGGATTTTccctctctttttttcttttttccggGTATGTCAAAACGCACGAGTAAACTGGGAACAAATTTCCCCTCCTAAATATCAGATAGTCACCTCAACTCTATCAAAAAACTTTAATCAGTTAAAAAGTGAGGGGACGTGCTGCGGAGACAGAAGGTGCCACAAGCATACAACTGCAGATTCTGTCAACTCTATCTATCACTCTATCTCGTTTACATCAAGCTGGCAACTTCAGTTTCGCATTATCTTTCCAGCTGCAATAACAGAGTGGAAATGTAAGGATGGAAGAGAATTAGCCAGAACAGAATTGATAGCTTATGATGTCTGTGGGCTAGTTACCTGATAAAGTAATAATAGAAGAAGTCTGCATAAAGGGCAGTTTGGACAAGCCCAGAGACGCAGGCTGAGCAAATAAAGGAAACACAATCAAACATCAAAGCAAACAGAAGAGTCACTTAAACTAACTTCTTTACCGACTTACAGATCCATCGACTAAAATGCTCCTCAGTGAAATAGCGGTATATCCAGTTCAGGATGTAGAAGGCTCGATAGGCCCTGTAAACAAGAATGCCATAACAAGTTTTAACTAACTTGGAGTTCTGacttacataatttatatgacAAACAATTATTCTCAGGGTAACAAGTTTTGACAATGACACATAGTTTGTTGTAGAAAGGCAGTAACTTTGAGATAACAGGCTCATTTCTTTGTTTCTCTctgtattttgtatttttctccaaaaatatgGAATCTTCTGCATCTCCAGCAAGctcattaaattttcaatagttCTAAACTAATCACACATGCACCATTGTCCCAATATCACATATCTCGTACACTATGTCAGAAGGcacattattcaaaatattcacATCATTCAGATTATTCAATCGGAAAACAATATGCAATTATAGCACTACACTGGTAAAACATGTATCCTATGATACTTCAACTAATGAAGTGTTAGTGATTCAAACAGAATAACCAGATGGACACTACTATTTGATAAGTGattactatttaatatttccaTGAGATTgagataaaattcaataaacttAGATGTGATGCTCATATGTTACCAAATAATAGAACCATGCTTAGTATGCATTATCTTCCCTGTAATGTGGCAATCAGttggaaaaggaaaatgaggTTACCCgagaaagaaaacatattgACCAGTCAGATTGTCCACATTTCCACTTCTTTGCAAAAGGACCAACTGTGGCAGAATTGCAACCGCCTCCAAGTATATTGAGAACGCCCAAAATATctggaaatatattttaaatcataataatcagTTACAAAATGACCAGCAAATATAAAGTTAAGAAAGAGtttacatgaaaatttaagCTATGCAAATCTTGTAACATTTTCCAAGAAATTTACATCTTGTCCTATATATTATCATTCAACCAAAGCATGTGAATGAACAAACAggcattgaaaaattaaattgatcatATAAGCATCCTCCAAGTACAAACACGAGCTTCTAGGACAGGCAACACCAAGCATCATGCTTATAACCACCCCAGtgatttctttcaaataaGTGAAATAACAGAAAAGAATCACAATCCAAGGAAATTAAACTGACCTCCTGAAACGAGAACTTCTCATGAACAAGTAGGGCCAAGAGAAAACTAATTCCCACAAGAATATAATGCCTAAACGTGTCCAACTCACGATCATAGGACCGCTTGACAACTCGGTGAAATCTCATGCACCATACAATTGCCAAGGAGCTCCCAATGAAGACCAGTTTCATTACAGTGTTATAAACTGATATGAAGTCGGAAAACAAATCAAGGTACCGAGCCAGGAACACAAATGCATACAATTCTTGCGTCTTCAAGGAAATCCCTGAAAATAATGTACGCCTGTTAGTTGCATTGTCTCATAATATCATATTCAGTAAAA is a genomic window of Sesamum indicum cultivar Zhongzhi No. 13 unplaced genomic scaffold, S_indicum_v1.0 scaffold00164, whole genome shotgun sequence containing:
- the LOC105179490 gene encoding protein transport protein Sec61 subunit alpha-like, whose translation is MGGGFRVLHLVKPFLSFLPEVQSADRKIPFREKVIYTVISLFIFLVCSQLPLYGIHSTTGADPFYWMRVILASNRGTVMELGITPIVTSGLVMQLLAGSKIIEVDNNVREDRALLNGAQKLLGILIAVGEAVAYVLSGMYGSVSQLGVGNAILIILQLCFAGIIVICLDELLQKGYGLGSGISLFIATNICENIIWKAFSPTTINSGRGAEFEGAVIASFHLLITRTDKVRALREAFYRQNLPNVTNLLATVLIFLIVIYFQGFRVVLPVRSKNARGQQGSYPIKLFYTSNMPIILQSALVSNLYFISQLLYKRYGGNFLVNLLGKWKESEYSGQSVPVGGLAYYVTAPSSLSDVAANPFHALFYIVFMLAACALFSKTWIEVSGSSAKDVAKQLKEQQMVMPGHRDSNLQKELNRYIPTAAAFGGMCIGALTVLADFMGAIGSGTGILLAVTIIYQYFETFEKEKASELGFFGF
- the LOC105179492 gene encoding ER lumen protein-retaining receptor A, encoding MNIFRFAGDMTHLISILVLLLKIYATKSCSGISLKTQELYAFVFLARYLDLFSDFISVYNTVMKLVFIGSSLAIVWCMRFHRVVKRSYDRELDTFRHYILVGISFLLALLVHEKFSFQEIFWAFSIYLEAVAILPQLVLLQRSGNVDNLTGQYVFFLGAYRAFYILNWIYRYFTEEHFSRWISCVSGLVQTALYADFFYYYFISWKDNAKLKLPA